In Synechococcus sp. CC9616, the following are encoded in one genomic region:
- a CDS encoding TolC family protein has translation MRRLTAASCLVAGVLATGGLPALSQESSQEVAGSDNSSLIDQSTLPNAIEQKGPRPKADPSALPPAATDLPAESNDLGSPPSLALPDRPEQVRIRELRPITLEQSLQILEVNSPTLKAAASRVDQSKSQLRAAISAWYPSVNLSANALPEYFKNYTYRNPEFRSRSVTIPDPTNSEGSRTIDRQGQYEFYTREWKANFGVSINWDIINPSRVPQISAARDQFERARDAYLIALRDLRLDASTSYFTLQASDERVRVGQASVRASLLSLRDARARYNAGVNTKLDVLEAETQLAQDRKVLTDALAFQDISRRRIAQLLDLPQDITPTAATPPKPLGLWEPSLQESIIAAYNYREELDQLILDISINNSRANASLAAIQPVLSFVNNWNTGRSQGESAQESWGAVDMDDYQWNVSNATSLQLRWNLYDGGRAQANYRASKQAAEESTYNFAAQRDSIRLEVEESFYNLRKAIQDIQTTSSRVLTARESLRLSLLRVQAGVSTQREVINNQQDLTRAELQYTEAIRDYNTSLAQLRRRTGLDALVTCGTVDLPAEKPATETSDIPIEPTALPAVCPAVADSGAASNDAIGISVQPLW, from the coding sequence GTGCGCCGCCTCACAGCAGCCTCCTGTTTAGTTGCAGGCGTACTGGCGACTGGCGGGCTTCCGGCTCTGAGTCAAGAGTCGAGCCAAGAGGTGGCTGGGAGCGACAACAGCTCCTTGATCGACCAGAGCACCCTGCCGAACGCTATCGAGCAGAAGGGTCCGCGTCCGAAGGCGGATCCATCAGCCCTTCCCCCTGCAGCGACTGACCTGCCAGCGGAGAGCAATGACCTCGGGTCCCCGCCAAGCCTGGCTTTGCCCGACCGTCCAGAGCAGGTACGGATCCGTGAACTGCGTCCGATCACTCTGGAGCAATCCCTCCAGATCTTGGAGGTCAACAGCCCCACACTCAAGGCGGCAGCCAGTCGGGTCGATCAGTCCAAATCGCAGCTGAGAGCAGCGATTTCTGCCTGGTATCCAAGCGTGAATCTCTCAGCTAACGCTTTACCTGAGTATTTCAAGAACTACACCTACCGAAATCCTGAATTCAGAAGCCGCTCGGTCACGATTCCCGATCCCACGAATTCTGAAGGGTCACGCACCATTGACCGCCAGGGTCAATATGAGTTCTACACACGGGAATGGAAGGCTAATTTCGGTGTTTCGATCAACTGGGACATCATCAATCCCTCCCGAGTCCCACAGATATCTGCTGCCCGTGATCAGTTTGAACGGGCTCGCGACGCCTATCTGATTGCCCTGCGAGACCTGAGGCTCGATGCATCCACCAGTTATTTCACGCTCCAGGCGTCTGATGAAAGAGTTCGTGTCGGCCAGGCCTCAGTTCGAGCCTCATTGCTCAGTCTTCGCGATGCACGGGCCCGTTACAACGCCGGAGTGAACACCAAGCTGGATGTGCTCGAAGCCGAGACGCAGCTGGCCCAGGACCGCAAAGTTCTCACGGATGCCCTGGCCTTCCAGGACATTTCACGGCGCAGGATTGCCCAGTTGCTTGATCTGCCTCAGGACATCACCCCCACGGCTGCAACGCCGCCGAAACCCCTGGGCCTCTGGGAGCCGTCGCTGCAGGAGAGCATCATCGCGGCTTACAACTATCGAGAAGAACTCGACCAATTGATTCTCGATATTTCGATCAACAACAGTCGTGCCAATGCGTCCTTAGCGGCGATTCAGCCGGTGCTGAGCTTCGTCAACAACTGGAACACAGGCCGTAGTCAGGGAGAGAGTGCTCAGGAGTCCTGGGGTGCAGTCGATATGGACGACTACCAGTGGAACGTCAGCAACGCCACCTCACTGCAGCTGAGATGGAACCTGTACGACGGTGGCCGCGCCCAGGCGAACTACCGAGCCTCCAAACAGGCTGCTGAGGAAAGCACATACAACTTCGCGGCTCAGAGAGATTCCATTCGCCTTGAGGTCGAAGAGAGCTTCTATAACCTCCGAAAAGCGATTCAGGACATCCAAACCACCTCCAGTCGGGTGTTGACGGCTCGTGAATCCCTTCGCTTGTCCCTGCTTCGAGTTCAGGCTGGAGTGAGCACCCAGCGTGAGGTCATCAACAACCAGCAGGACCTCACAAGAGCTGAGTTGCAGTACACCGAAGCCATTCGTGACTACAACACCTCCCTGGCTCAGTTGCGTCGAAGGACCGGCCTGGATGCCCTTGTCACCTGCGGGACAGTTGATTTACCCGCTGAAAAGCCTGCAACGGAAACGTCCGACATCCCCATTGAACCCACGGCTCTACCGGCTGTTTGCCCTGCGGTTGCTGACTCAGGTGCAGCTTCGAATGATGCGATCGGCATTTCTGTCCAACCGCTTTGGTGA
- a CDS encoding TIGR03279 family radical SAM protein encodes MWNEPSAGVAMSALDPNRAARQPQPAVVDSVEPGSIGEELGFEPGDQLLSINGIRPRDLIDYRYLCVDEELRLEVRDARGELHEVDLEKDADDGLGLGFTEALFDGLRQCNNHCPFCFIDQQPPGRRDSLYLKDDDYRLSFLYGSYLTLTNLNDSDWARIESQRLSPLYVSVHATEPTLRARLLENPRAARLLDQLSWFAERDLQIHAQVVVCPGINDGVALEQTLTDLSRFASGDWPAVLSAAVVPVGLTRFRPADDGLIPVSPACARDVIARVERLQATFQADLGTRFAWLSDEWYLIAGQPLPPRPEYEDLPQQENGVGSIRAFLESLDQATAVLPQRLDQPRSCSWVVGRIVASALQPVLDRLNGVDGVRLRLIGLPSPYWGQDQVVTGLLTGQDLIDGLSEEDLGDELLLPSVMLRQGQPVFLDDMTLTQLEEVLPVPIRVVSGAADIVASVLNPIGKSP; translated from the coding sequence TTGTGGAATGAGCCATCTGCCGGTGTCGCGATGTCGGCACTCGATCCCAACCGCGCTGCGCGTCAGCCCCAGCCGGCAGTGGTGGATTCCGTGGAACCGGGATCCATCGGAGAGGAGCTCGGTTTTGAACCCGGCGACCAGCTTCTGAGCATCAATGGCATCCGCCCTCGGGATCTCATCGATTACCGCTACCTCTGTGTGGATGAGGAGCTGCGTCTCGAGGTTCGCGATGCCCGGGGAGAACTGCATGAGGTGGATCTCGAGAAAGACGCCGATGACGGCCTCGGCCTGGGCTTCACCGAAGCGTTATTTGACGGTTTGCGGCAGTGCAACAACCACTGCCCTTTTTGTTTCATTGATCAACAGCCTCCCGGACGGCGGGACAGCCTGTATCTGAAGGACGACGATTACCGGCTCAGTTTTCTCTATGGCTCCTACCTGACGCTCACCAACCTGAATGACAGCGACTGGGCACGGATTGAATCCCAGAGGCTTTCGCCGCTGTACGTATCTGTGCATGCCACCGAGCCCACGTTGCGGGCACGGCTGCTTGAGAACCCGCGGGCGGCACGGCTGCTCGATCAACTGAGTTGGTTCGCAGAACGTGATCTGCAGATCCATGCGCAGGTTGTGGTCTGTCCTGGAATCAATGACGGTGTTGCCCTCGAGCAAACCCTCACCGATCTGTCGCGCTTCGCGAGCGGGGACTGGCCGGCGGTGCTCTCGGCAGCTGTTGTGCCGGTGGGGTTAACGCGCTTTCGTCCTGCTGATGATGGTCTTATCCCCGTCAGCCCTGCATGTGCGCGGGACGTGATTGCCCGGGTGGAGCGTCTGCAGGCGACATTCCAGGCCGATCTCGGCACGCGTTTTGCCTGGTTGTCTGATGAGTGGTATCTGATTGCAGGACAACCACTTCCTCCACGTCCGGAGTACGAGGATCTTCCCCAGCAGGAAAACGGTGTCGGCAGCATCCGTGCTTTTTTGGAGTCGTTGGATCAGGCCACGGCGGTGCTTCCACAACGCCTGGATCAGCCACGCTCCTGCAGTTGGGTGGTGGGCAGGATTGTGGCGTCGGCACTGCAGCCAGTGCTGGATCGCCTCAATGGCGTTGATGGCGTTCGTCTGCGATTGATCGGATTGCCAAGCCCTTACTGGGGGCAGGACCAGGTGGTGACGGGTCTTTTGACGGGTCAGGATCTGATCGATGGGCTCTCGGAAGAGGATCTTGGTGATGAACTGCTGCTGCCCTCGGTGATGTTGCGGCAGGGGCAACCCGTCTTCCTCGACGACATGACGCTGACGCAGTTGGAGGAAGTCCTCCCTGTTCCAATCCGTGTTGTGAGTGGGGCGGCTGACATCGTGGCCTCGGTCCTGAATCCAATAGGAAAAAGTCCCTAA
- a CDS encoding undecaprenyl-diphosphate phosphatase, protein MTDTTAPLGLLEACWRDFVLGVVQGITEFLPISSTAHLKVVPVMLGWGDPGVSVTAAIQLGSIAAVIAYFRSDLAQVLKGISRAFRQGQWREPDARLGIAMALGTVPILVVGLGIKLFWDQGYESSPLRSVPSIAVVSIVMALLLALAEQFGSRIKQLTDVSGRDGVLVGIAQVLALIPGVSRSGSTLTASLFDGWQRADAARFSFLLGIPAITIAGIVELKDAFAASAAAGPLPLIVGILSAAVVSWLAIDWLLKFLQRNSTWIFVGYRLLFGVVLLAWWFTSGAN, encoded by the coding sequence ATGACCGACACCACTGCTCCTCTCGGGTTGCTTGAGGCCTGCTGGCGGGATTTTGTGCTGGGTGTCGTTCAAGGAATTACAGAATTTCTACCGATCAGCAGCACGGCCCATCTCAAAGTTGTGCCGGTGATGCTGGGGTGGGGAGATCCTGGTGTCTCGGTGACGGCCGCGATTCAACTGGGCAGCATCGCAGCGGTGATTGCCTATTTCCGCAGCGATCTGGCTCAGGTTCTCAAGGGGATTTCTCGGGCGTTTCGGCAGGGACAGTGGCGCGAGCCAGATGCCCGCCTAGGAATCGCCATGGCTCTGGGCACGGTGCCAATCCTGGTCGTTGGCCTTGGCATCAAGTTGTTCTGGGACCAGGGATATGAATCCTCCCCATTGCGCAGCGTGCCATCGATTGCGGTGGTGTCGATTGTGATGGCTCTTCTGCTGGCTTTGGCTGAGCAGTTCGGATCGCGCATCAAACAACTCACCGACGTCTCTGGCCGCGATGGAGTGTTGGTGGGAATCGCCCAGGTGCTGGCCTTGATTCCAGGGGTATCCCGCTCCGGCAGCACGCTCACGGCATCCCTGTTCGATGGCTGGCAACGTGCTGATGCGGCCCGCTTCTCCTTTTTATTAGGCATTCCCGCCATCACGATTGCGGGAATCGTGGAACTCAAAGATGCTTTCGCCGCCAGTGCAGCAGCGGGTCCTCTCCCTCTGATCGTTGGCATCCTGTCCGCTGCGGTGGTGTCGTGGCTGGCCATCGATTGGCTGTTGAAATTTCTGCAGCGCAACAGCACCTGGATTTTTGTGGGCTACCGCTTGCTCTTCGGGGTCGTCCTACTGGCCTGGTGGTTCACATCCGGCGCAAACTGA
- a CDS encoding DUF3120 domain-containing protein — protein MIGGTWQTTLPDRSQSLAVPQIAATLVTLPVFLQAPWVRLHPFTATLFTIVLLTAGVNLQLNSRGRRAEIGSLLVGFSGSWLAGCLFWGWLRAHPLLHLPIEAFALPLAVTGLNSRWRLACGFYLASLLGTVCTDLMMLATGVMPFWPQVVSAPLHEAGLQLHDAAIQLLRPQSLTLLATAATGILITARLLRQRSLEGTAGDDLLGMAAAVLTTTLWVDGLFLAAALLQPGLSGLI, from the coding sequence TTGATCGGCGGAACCTGGCAAACCACACTCCCCGATCGATCGCAGTCCCTGGCTGTCCCCCAAATCGCGGCGACACTGGTGACTCTGCCGGTTTTTCTGCAAGCACCCTGGGTTCGTCTTCACCCCTTCACAGCCACGCTGTTCACGATCGTGTTGCTGACAGCAGGGGTAAACCTGCAGCTGAACAGCCGCGGTCGGCGAGCCGAAATCGGTTCCCTGCTTGTTGGTTTCAGTGGTAGCTGGTTAGCGGGGTGCCTGTTCTGGGGATGGTTGCGTGCACACCCCTTGCTGCACTTACCGATTGAAGCCTTCGCACTGCCACTTGCCGTCACCGGACTGAACAGTCGCTGGAGGCTGGCCTGCGGCTTCTATCTCGCCTCCTTGCTGGGCACCGTCTGTACCGACTTGATGATGCTGGCCACCGGCGTGATGCCCTTCTGGCCTCAGGTGGTGAGTGCTCCGCTTCATGAAGCTGGCCTGCAGCTGCACGATGCGGCGATTCAACTGCTCAGGCCTCAATCACTGACCCTGCTAGCGACTGCAGCCACTGGGATTCTTATCACAGCCAGACTGTTACGCCAGCGTTCCCTGGAGGGGACTGCCGGCGACGACCTCCTTGGCATGGCAGCGGCGGTTCTGACCACGACGCTTTGGGTTGATGGCCTGTTCTTGGCCGCTGCTTTGCTGCAACCAGGGCTCAGTGGCCTGATCTGA
- the psbU gene encoding photosystem II complex extrinsic protein PsbU — protein sequence MKRLLSWLTGFVLMAGLLAGLILPASVSADDDLVGKYSGNEIRNVADDKIAEREGKVDLNNSSVRRFQQFPGMYPTMAGKIVLGGPYTSVDEVLELDLSERQRELFEKYRDNFTVTPPSIALNEGDDRINDGQYR from the coding sequence ATGAAGCGGCTTCTGAGCTGGCTCACAGGTTTTGTATTGATGGCAGGCCTGCTTGCGGGCCTGATTCTGCCCGCGAGCGTTTCTGCAGACGATGACCTCGTCGGCAAATACTCCGGCAACGAAATCCGCAATGTGGCGGATGACAAGATCGCCGAACGCGAAGGGAAGGTTGACCTGAACAATTCCTCGGTCCGCCGTTTCCAGCAATTCCCAGGCATGTACCCAACCATGGCGGGCAAGATCGTGCTGGGAGGTCCCTACACCAGCGTGGACGAAGTGCTGGAACTCGATCTCAGCGAACGTCAGCGGGAACTTTTTGAGAAGTACAGAGACAATTTCACGGTGACGCCTCCGTCAATCGCCCTGAACGAAGGAGACGACCGGATCAACGACGGTCAGTACCGCTGA
- the nadB gene encoding L-aspartate oxidase → MDQHRTTDSIPPGPWDVVVIGAGAAGLMSCLELPAGLRILLLNRNTGRRSSSRWAQGGIAAVTRTEDSAESHAADTLRAGADLCDGDAVRLLVNEAPHRVEQLQAMGMAFDREGSSLATTLEAAHSHHRVLHVQDQTGKALVEMLREQVEQRAGLLHRRGVRVTKLWVEGQHCCGVQVLDGPQLRWIRARAVVVASGGGGHLFANTTNPAQACGEGVALAWQAGAAVEDLEFVQFHPTALRLEDAPCFLISEAVRGEGGVLVDAAGDSPVAHLQQRDLAPRDQVSRALVHSMQRQGVHQMWLDFSPIHRDRAENRFPTILDRCGEFGLNPLERPIPVAPAAHYWMGGVATDLQAATSLTGLYAVGEVACTGLHGANRLASNSLMECLVFAHRMTDIALAPDVSPIPTAHMQLCNTALSHGETTAGLIERIEHTRRLCWREAGVNRSPQGMADALKQLLHDDRELDGQPLLRDLGQLQPGQGLHLEDGSRRDLNLLLDVRHRLLVSRLMLEACLFRRESRGGHFRTDAPAAMPAWRCHTRQSRGEGIRTRPVRS, encoded by the coding sequence ATGGACCAACACCGCACCACCGATTCGATTCCCCCCGGCCCCTGGGACGTGGTTGTGATTGGTGCGGGAGCTGCAGGGCTGATGAGTTGCCTGGAACTGCCAGCAGGTTTGAGGATTCTGCTGCTGAATCGCAACACCGGGCGGCGCTCCTCCAGCCGCTGGGCACAGGGAGGCATCGCGGCGGTGACGCGGACAGAAGACAGTGCTGAAAGCCATGCGGCAGACACCCTGCGCGCCGGGGCCGACCTTTGTGATGGCGATGCGGTTCGGCTACTGGTGAATGAGGCCCCCCATCGGGTGGAACAACTCCAGGCGATGGGCATGGCCTTCGATCGGGAGGGAAGCTCTTTGGCGACCACCCTGGAAGCGGCCCACAGCCATCACCGCGTTCTGCACGTCCAGGACCAAACGGGCAAAGCCCTGGTGGAAATGCTGCGAGAGCAGGTGGAGCAGCGGGCCGGACTGCTGCATCGCCGGGGTGTGCGCGTCACGAAACTCTGGGTTGAAGGACAACACTGCTGCGGCGTGCAAGTGCTGGATGGACCGCAACTGCGCTGGATCCGTGCCCGAGCCGTGGTTGTAGCCAGCGGCGGCGGTGGGCATCTGTTCGCGAACACCACCAACCCAGCACAGGCCTGCGGCGAAGGGGTGGCTCTGGCATGGCAGGCCGGTGCTGCCGTTGAGGATCTCGAGTTCGTGCAGTTTCATCCGACGGCACTGCGGCTGGAGGATGCCCCCTGCTTTCTGATCTCAGAAGCGGTGCGCGGTGAAGGGGGCGTTCTTGTGGATGCGGCAGGAGACAGCCCGGTCGCGCATCTGCAGCAACGGGATCTCGCTCCCCGCGATCAGGTGAGCCGCGCCCTGGTGCACTCCATGCAACGTCAGGGAGTGCACCAGATGTGGCTTGATTTCTCACCGATCCATCGCGATCGCGCTGAAAACCGCTTCCCGACAATCCTGGACCGTTGCGGGGAGTTTGGCCTGAATCCCCTGGAGCGGCCCATTCCCGTTGCACCGGCCGCTCACTACTGGATGGGTGGTGTTGCCACGGATCTGCAAGCCGCCACCAGCCTGACGGGGCTCTACGCCGTTGGGGAGGTGGCCTGCACGGGGCTGCATGGAGCCAACCGCCTGGCCAGCAATTCACTGATGGAATGCCTGGTGTTCGCCCACCGCATGACTGACATTGCCTTGGCGCCTGATGTCAGCCCGATCCCTACGGCACACATGCAGCTCTGCAACACCGCACTGAGCCACGGGGAAACAACGGCTGGACTAATTGAGCGGATTGAACACACACGTCGCCTCTGCTGGCGGGAAGCCGGCGTCAACCGCTCACCACAAGGGATGGCGGATGCCCTGAAACAGCTCCTCCATGACGATCGTGAGCTGGATGGACAGCCTCTGCTGCGGGATCTGGGCCAGCTGCAACCAGGGCAGGGACTGCATCTCGAGGATGGCTCACGCCGGGATCTCAACCTGCTGTTGGATGTTCGCCACCGGCTGCTGGTGAGCCGCTTGATGCTGGAAGCCTGTCTGTTTCGCCGGGAGAGCCGAGGTGGCCATTTCCGCACAGATGCACCGGCAGCCATGCCGGCTTGGCGATGTCATACCCGTCAGTCCCGCGGGGAAGGCATCCGCACCCGCCCCGTGAGGAGCTGA
- a CDS encoding vitamin K epoxide reductase family protein — protein sequence MGTTRLVSRRRQDSGSKWVRVAMAVLATIGVIDTGSITLKRWGLLGDLNCPIGADGCDKVLNSPWGSLGDGIPLSLVGVLAYGAVLLMALLPLLPGLQESKADLSRRTWWGLFAVSLGMTVFSGVLVGLMVIKIQAFCFFCVLSAALSLALFILSLVGGGWDDPAQLIFRGVLLALAVLLGGLVWASVLDPNRPEAVAGGPGTPPLVTSASNPAKLALADHLTGSGAVMYSAYWCPHCHEQKELFGKEAAKALKVVECAPDGQNNQVDLCRSKGLEGFPSWEINGSIDSGVKPLDKLADLSGYKGPRDF from the coding sequence ATGGGCACCACCCGTCTCGTCAGTCGCCGCCGCCAGGATTCCGGCTCCAAGTGGGTGAGGGTCGCCATGGCGGTCTTGGCCACGATCGGTGTGATCGACACCGGGTCGATCACCCTCAAGCGCTGGGGTCTTCTTGGGGATCTCAACTGCCCGATCGGTGCAGATGGCTGCGACAAGGTGCTCAACAGTCCCTGGGGCAGCCTTGGCGATGGGATCCCACTGTCCCTGGTGGGCGTACTGGCCTACGGCGCCGTTCTGCTGATGGCGTTGCTGCCCTTGCTTCCTGGTTTGCAGGAAAGCAAGGCTGATCTCTCGCGGCGCACCTGGTGGGGTCTGTTCGCCGTGTCTCTGGGGATGACGGTGTTCAGCGGCGTGCTGGTGGGCCTGATGGTGATCAAGATCCAGGCCTTCTGCTTTTTCTGCGTTCTCTCCGCCGCGTTATCGCTGGCCCTGTTCATCCTGTCGCTGGTTGGTGGGGGATGGGATGACCCAGCTCAGTTGATCTTCCGAGGCGTCCTCCTGGCATTGGCCGTTTTGCTCGGAGGGTTGGTCTGGGCGTCGGTGCTGGATCCGAACCGGCCTGAGGCGGTGGCTGGTGGCCCTGGCACTCCCCCATTGGTTACCTCAGCAAGCAACCCGGCAAAGCTGGCCCTGGCAGACCATCTCACCGGCAGCGGTGCCGTCATGTATTCCGCCTACTGGTGCCCCCACTGCCATGAGCAGAAAGAATTGTTTGGCAAGGAGGCCGCAAAGGCACTCAAGGTGGTCGAGTGTGCCCCCGATGGTCAGAACAATCAGGTTGATCTCTGCCGTAGCAAGGGGCTAGAGGGATTCCCCAGCTGGGAGATCAACGGCAGCATCGATTCAGGCGTGAAACCCCTCGACAAACTGGCCGATCTCAGCGGTTACAAAGGTCCACGGGATTTCTGA
- the rimO gene encoding 30S ribosomal protein S12 methylthiotransferase RimO gives MTISPSKPTVAFAHLGCEKNRVDTEHMVGLLAEAGYGVSTDEDSAAVVVVNTCSFIQDAREESVRTLVGLAEQGKELIIAGCLAQHFQEELLDSIPEAKAIVGTGDYQHIVEVLQRVEAGERVNRVSKVPTFVGDEHLARHRTTHEAVAYLKVAEGCDYRCAFCIIPKLRGNQRSRPIESIVAEAHQLADQGVQELILISQITTNYGLDLYGKPKLAELLRALGEVEIPWIRVHYAYPTGLTREVLAAYREVPNVLPYLDLPLQHSHADVLRAMNRPWQADVNERLLDQIREQLPDAVLRTTLIVGFPGETDDHFRHLMRFLEQQRFDHVGVFTFSPEDGTAAADLPDRVAPEMAQARKDALMALQQPISAAANQRWVGRTVDVLIEQHNSQTGEMVGRCARFAPEVDGEVHVQAGADGQQARPGTMVPVHITGADIYDLSGQIVGARAMVAAIRSDA, from the coding sequence ATGACGATCAGCCCCAGCAAACCGACGGTGGCTTTTGCCCATCTGGGCTGCGAGAAGAACCGAGTCGACACCGAGCACATGGTGGGGCTTCTGGCTGAGGCCGGGTATGGCGTGAGCACCGATGAGGACAGCGCAGCGGTGGTGGTGGTGAACACCTGCAGCTTCATCCAGGACGCCCGCGAGGAATCGGTGCGCACCCTGGTTGGGCTGGCGGAGCAGGGCAAGGAGCTGATCATCGCCGGCTGTCTTGCCCAACACTTCCAGGAGGAATTGCTCGATTCGATCCCTGAGGCGAAGGCGATCGTCGGCACAGGGGACTACCAGCACATCGTTGAAGTGCTGCAGCGCGTGGAAGCCGGGGAACGGGTGAACCGGGTGAGCAAGGTTCCCACCTTCGTGGGTGACGAACATCTGGCGCGGCATCGCACCACCCATGAGGCCGTGGCCTACCTGAAGGTGGCGGAGGGCTGCGATTACCGCTGCGCCTTCTGCATCATTCCCAAATTGCGGGGCAATCAGCGCAGCCGACCGATCGAATCGATCGTGGCCGAAGCCCATCAGCTCGCCGATCAGGGGGTACAGGAGCTGATCCTGATCAGCCAGATCACCACCAACTACGGGCTCGACCTTTACGGCAAACCAAAGCTGGCAGAACTGTTGCGGGCGCTCGGCGAGGTGGAGATTCCCTGGATCCGGGTGCACTACGCCTATCCCACCGGGCTGACCCGGGAGGTGCTGGCGGCCTATCGGGAGGTGCCCAACGTTCTGCCCTACCTGGATCTGCCGCTGCAACACAGCCACGCAGACGTGCTGCGGGCGATGAACCGCCCTTGGCAAGCCGATGTGAACGAGAGGCTGCTGGATCAGATCCGCGAACAGCTGCCCGATGCGGTGTTACGCACCACCTTGATCGTTGGGTTCCCAGGCGAAACGGACGACCACTTCCGGCACCTGATGCGCTTCCTGGAACAGCAGCGCTTTGATCACGTGGGCGTGTTCACCTTCTCGCCCGAGGACGGCACGGCCGCCGCGGATCTCCCCGACCGGGTGGCTCCAGAGATGGCGCAAGCCAGAAAAGATGCCTTGATGGCCCTGCAACAACCGATCTCAGCAGCCGCAAACCAGCGCTGGGTGGGGCGCACCGTGGATGTGCTGATCGAACAACACAACTCGCAAACCGGCGAGATGGTGGGTCGCTGCGCCCGCTTCGCCCCTGAGGTGGACGGAGAAGTTCATGTTCAAGCCGGAGCAGACGGTCAACAGGCGCGGCCAGGAACGATGGTGCCGGTGCACATCACCGGGGCCGACATCTACGACCTAAGCGGACAGATTGTGGGTGCCCGGGCGATGGTGGCGGCAATCAGATCCGACGCTTGA
- a CDS encoding MFS transporter, with translation MSAFPLRLEQQRKLFLVVSGISTAGSFAGITAKGWILLHGSADPFVLALNFAALSLPSLIVSGPAGVRTDRLGCERVLVQAQWALLAAAALGALAIPLLEGMAQVLLLLFSTLLVGIAGAFELTARNKYCSLLVDEPEQLAGYLASFSVVFNVGKLVGPPIGGWLVAIAGPSWALGIDAASYLLPIASVMFLLQPRRDLEQRSDGKAGATLLKAWRDCGGTLRGVLTLTAGLCVVNFFHPGLAPLIAEQVLGPDPRDLGLFTSVLAAGSIAGGVVLQRNSARLSSRPFLTLGGFALITAIAQLGMASTSSVGISLGMTFLIGAGTAGLLSSCNLITQIGAPQVMRGRMAGLSQIAFLGGGGLSGLLAALLVMATSLSSTFAITGAIGAVLALLWIVRRGDRRLEPIRSA, from the coding sequence TTGAGCGCCTTTCCCCTTCGCCTCGAACAGCAACGCAAACTGTTCCTGGTGGTTTCCGGCATCAGCACCGCTGGATCCTTCGCTGGAATCACAGCCAAGGGCTGGATTCTTTTGCATGGCAGTGCCGATCCCTTTGTGCTGGCGCTGAATTTCGCGGCTTTGTCGCTGCCAAGCCTGATCGTCAGCGGGCCGGCGGGGGTGCGCACCGATCGACTGGGTTGTGAGCGCGTTCTCGTGCAGGCCCAGTGGGCGTTACTAGCCGCAGCCGCCCTGGGAGCACTCGCCATTCCGCTGCTGGAGGGGATGGCCCAGGTGCTGCTACTGCTGTTCAGCACCCTGCTGGTGGGGATCGCCGGTGCCTTTGAACTAACGGCACGCAACAAATACTGCTCACTGCTGGTGGATGAACCGGAACAGCTGGCGGGCTATCTGGCCAGCTTTTCAGTGGTGTTCAACGTGGGAAAACTGGTGGGTCCGCCGATAGGTGGCTGGCTCGTGGCCATCGCTGGACCGTCCTGGGCCCTGGGGATCGATGCCGCCAGCTATCTGCTGCCGATCGCCAGCGTGATGTTTCTGCTCCAGCCGCGGCGTGATCTGGAACAACGCAGTGATGGCAAGGCTGGAGCCACTCTGCTCAAGGCCTGGCGCGACTGCGGCGGCACCTTGCGCGGTGTGCTGACGCTGACCGCAGGGCTGTGCGTGGTGAATTTCTTCCACCCAGGCCTGGCGCCCCTGATCGCTGAACAGGTTCTGGGACCGGACCCCCGTGATCTGGGACTGTTCACCAGCGTGCTTGCCGCTGGCAGCATCGCCGGCGGCGTGGTGCTGCAGCGCAACAGTGCGCGTTTGAGCAGCCGTCCCTTTCTCACCCTGGGGGGCTTCGCTCTGATCACCGCCATCGCCCAGCTGGGGATGGCCAGCACATCCTCCGTTGGGATCAGCCTCGGGATGACCTTTCTGATCGGTGCAGGAACCGCCGGGCTGCTGAGCAGCTGCAATCTGATCACCCAGATCGGAGCTCCACAGGTGATGCGAGGACGCATGGCCGGGCTGAGCCAGATCGCCTTCCTCGGCGGTGGAGGCCTGAGCGGCCTGTTGGCAGCGCTGCTGGTGATGGCCACAAGCCTGTCGAGCACCTTCGCCATCACCGGCGCGATCGGTGCCGTACTGGCGTTGCTCTGGATCGTTCGACGCGGTGATCGCCGCCTGGAGCCGATCAGATCAGCTTGA